One Budorcas taxicolor isolate Tak-1 chromosome 6, Takin1.1, whole genome shotgun sequence DNA segment encodes these proteins:
- the NAP1L5 gene encoding nucleosome assembly protein 1-like 5 encodes MADSQNQGSAERSQAAAAAAAAADAAAAAEEVMAEGGAQGGDSDSASGDSDGAVGQMAEEPQTPAENAPKPRNDFIESLPNSVKCRVLALKKLQKRCDKIEAKFDKEFQALEKKYNDIYKPLLAKIQELTGEMEGCAWTLEGDEEDDDDDEYEDEEEGEEEDEEEEEPAAEAAATVAAKDEGPYSAVPDDAKK; translated from the coding sequence ATGGCTGACTCGCAGAACCAGGGCTCTGCGGAGCGGAGCCaggcagcggcggcagcagcagcagcagcggacgCGGCTGCGGCAGCGGAGGAGGTAATGGCGGAAGGCGGTGCGCAGGGGGGAGATTCTGACAGCGCGTCCGGCGACTCCGACGGTGCGGTCGGTCAGATGGCTGAGGAGCCCCAGACCCCTGCAGAGAATGCACCAAAGCCTAGAAATGACTTTATCGAGAGCCTGCCTAACTCGGTGAAATGCCGAGTCCTGGCTCTCAAAAAGCTGCAGAAGCGATGCGATAAGATAGAAGCCAAATTTGACAAGGAATTCCAGGCTCTTGAGAAAAAGTATAACGATATCTATAAGCCCTTACTTGCTAAGATCCAAGAGCTCACCGGTGAGATGGAGGGGTGTGCATGGACCTTAGAGGGTGATGAggaggatgatgatgatgacgagtacgaggatgaggaggagggagaggaggaggacgaggaggaagAAGAGCCTGCAGCAGAGGCTGCCGCGACCGTTGCCGCCAAAGATGAGGGTCCCTACTCTGCAGTGCCTGATGACGCCAAGAAATAA